From a region of the Acanthochromis polyacanthus isolate Apoly-LR-REF ecotype Palm Island chromosome 3, KAUST_Apoly_ChrSc, whole genome shotgun sequence genome:
- the klf3 gene encoding LOW QUALITY PROTEIN: Krueppel-like factor 3 (The sequence of the model RefSeq protein was modified relative to this genomic sequence to represent the inferred CDS: deleted 2 bases in 1 codon) has translation MLMYDYPLKTDMETSFYSSLVKTPEPYGVIFPHPAPYRMHMHPFPQSHTPSNQTHTQLEPVDLSVSKRSSSSTSSSSSPPRSSASSPASPRSSPPSPYSSASRASPRCSPPHSQPRSSPSHTLPPPTPSLPYHTVVAPLLSSGIQGSGVMVSPVMVPLPVLYSSPLHLHQPLMVSPPVTSEDERHRSREHRTAHSSMPLELREEAHDLHKPIKTETRSEFTHDPLSHEMKPSVIRIQHEYEGNNPSVIVRPGAKHPLSAESPDPLKKRRIHRCDFNGCNKVYTKSSHLKAHRRTHTGEKPYKCMWEGCTWKFARSDELTRHFRKHTGVKPFQCPDCERSFSRSDHLALHKKRHLLV, from the exons ATGCTGATGTATGATTACCCTCTGAAGACAGACATGGAGACG TCATTCTACTCATCGCTGGTGAAAACCCCGGAGCCGTACGGAGTCATCTTCCCTCATCCCGCCCCC TACCGGATGCACATGCACCCCTTCCCCCAGTCTCACACGCCCAGCAACCAAACGCACACCCAGCTGGAGCCGGTGGACCTGTCCGTCAGCAagcgctcctcctcctccacctcctcttcctcctcccctccccgctcctctgcctcctccccCGCCTCCCCTCGCAGCTCCCCACCGTCCCCTTACAGCTCGGCGAGCCGCGCCTCCCCCCGCTGCTCACCGCCACACTCCCAGCCGCGCTCGTCGCCCTCCCACACCCTCCCACCGCCCACTCCCTCACTTCCTTACCACACCGTGGTGGCCCCTCTGCTCAGCTCGGGCATCCAGGGGTCAGGGGTCATGGTGTCCCCCGTCATGGTGCCCCTGCCTGTCCTCTactcctcaccccttcatctgcACCAGCCGTTAATGGTGAGCCCACCTGTCACCAGTGAGGACGAGCGTCATCGGAGCAGGGAGCACAGGACAG CTCACTCCTCGATGCCCCTGGAACTGCGAGAGGAAGCTCACGACCTTCACAAGCCGATCAAAACAGAGACTCGCTCTGAATTCACTCACGACCCCCTCAGCCATGAGATGAAGCCATCCGTCATCAGGATACAACACGAGTACGA AGGGAACAACCCGTCAGTAATAGTTCGTCCGGGCGCAAAGCATCCTCTCTCTGCCGAATCTCCCGACCCTCTGAAAAAGCGGAGGATTCACCGCTGCGACTTCAACGGCTGCAACAAAGTGTACACCAAGAGCTCTCACCTCAAAGCACATCGCAGGACACACACCG GGGAGAAACCCTACAAGTGCATGTGGGAAGGCTGCACGTGGAAGTTCGCCCGTTCAGACGAGTTGACGAGACACTTCCGCAAGCACACGGGAGTCAAACCGTTCCAGTGTCCCGACTGTGAACGCAGCTTCTCCCGCTCCGACCACCTGGCTTTACACAAGAAACGCCACCTTCTGGTGTGA